One region of Desulfobacterales bacterium genomic DNA includes:
- the rfaQ gene encoding putative lipopolysaccharide heptosyltransferase III, with product MQSIKFPREKIKKILVIKMRYIGDTVLVTPLLRALKTAMPAAETFLLLNKEAAPVITGHPHINRLLSFDDQRAKKDLAYFIQFVLQIRKLKLDMVIDLTQNDRSALFTFFTGAAYRIGFDGASAFQRRAYTHRVPYLFGKIHTVDHHLMMAKHLGLPPVDSNPDLPVFPEDIQWVRNRLASAGVENSLPYVLIHPGARRWYKSWPIDRFSQLADRIYQRYRVQVVLSGGPSDRETCEKIASKTTRRIFDLSGQIPLAQLPALIQKSVLLIGNDSAPIHIATAVNTPVIALFGPTRWEDWHPRRDHDKTLSVSFPCRPCGHSNPDCPMGDAYCMSEISTTSVWTAVQERLLASGVDSHHAV from the coding sequence ATGCAATCGATCAAATTCCCCAGGGAAAAAATCAAGAAAATCCTGGTCATCAAGATGCGCTATATCGGGGACACCGTACTGGTAACACCACTTCTGCGCGCGCTTAAAACCGCCATGCCAGCGGCGGAGACGTTTTTATTGCTCAACAAGGAGGCGGCCCCGGTTATAACAGGGCATCCGCATATCAACCGGTTGCTGTCCTTTGATGATCAGCGCGCCAAAAAAGATCTCGCCTATTTCATCCAATTTGTGCTGCAGATCAGAAAACTCAAATTGGATATGGTGATCGATCTGACCCAAAACGACCGATCCGCGCTCTTCACCTTCTTCACCGGCGCCGCTTACCGGATCGGTTTTGACGGGGCGTCCGCCTTTCAACGCCGCGCCTATACCCACCGGGTTCCTTATCTATTTGGAAAAATCCATACCGTGGATCATCACCTGATGATGGCCAAGCACCTCGGTTTGCCACCGGTCGATTCGAATCCCGATTTGCCGGTTTTCCCCGAGGACATCCAATGGGTACGCAATCGGCTTGCCAGCGCCGGCGTGGAGAACTCGCTTCCCTATGTCCTGATTCACCCGGGAGCAAGGCGATGGTATAAAAGCTGGCCGATTGACCGCTTTTCTCAACTCGCTGACAGGATATACCAACGCTATCGCGTACAGGTGGTGCTCTCTGGCGGCCCTTCCGACCGGGAAACCTGCGAAAAGATCGCCTCAAAAACGACTCGACGCATCTTTGACCTGAGCGGGCAAATTCCCTTGGCACAATTACCGGCTCTGATTCAAAAGAGCGTGCTTCTAATCGGAAACGACTCCGCCCCGATCCACATCGCGACCGCCGTCAACACACCGGTGATTGCCCTGTTCGGCCCCACCCGGTGGGAGGACTGGCATCCCCGCCGCGATCATGACAAAACCCTTTCGGTTTCTTTCCCCTGCAGACCTTGCGGCCATTCCAACCCGGACTGCCCAATGGGGGATGCCTATTGCATGTCCGAAATATCGACCACATCCGTTTGGACCGCTGTTCAGGAACGTCTGCTCGCTAGCGGCGTGGATTCGCATCATGCTGTTTAA